The stretch of DNA TCATCAGCGCGCGTGTGAACGGGCTGGGCGTGTCCGGGTCCGAGGTCATCATCGACGGCTCCAACCTGGTCATCACGGTGCCGGGCAACGACAGCAGCGAGGCCCGCAACCTGGGCCAGACGGCGCGCCTGTACATCCGGCCCGTCATCCACGTGATTTCGGCCCAGGGGCAGGGCCAGCAACCGCCGGGCGCAGCTCCACCCGGGGCACCACCCGGTACTCCGCCGGGTGCACCGCCTGGTGCTCCGGGCATGCCGCCGGGTGCACCCGTGTCACCGATCGCACCCGCCGAGCCCGGGGCACCCGTGTCACCGCCGTCACCCGCAGAGCAGGTGCCGCCTGCTGCCCCGCCTGCGCAGACTCCGGCCCCCCAGCCGCGGCCCTATCCCCAGGAGCCGCCGCCGACGCCGGCGCCGCCGCCTCCACCCGGACCGGGCGCACCTCCGGCGCCGGGCGCCCCACCGCCACGGGACAAGCAGACTCTGGCCCAGCGCATCGCCGACGAGAAGCAGTTGCGGCAGAGCAGCGATCAGCAGATCCAGATCCTGGCGCTGCAATTCCAGGCCACCCGCTGCGGCGACGAGGACGTGCTGGCGGGCAATGACGACCCGAACCTGCCGCTTGTCACGTGCTCGCAGGACGGCAAGCAGGTCTATCTGCTGGACAAGGCGATCATCAAGGGCGAGCAGATCAAGAACGCCGACTCCGGGCTCGACCAGCAGCGCGGCGAGTACGTCGTCACCGTCGAATTCAATGATGAGGCGTCGCGGATCTGGGCCGACTTCACCGCGGCCAACATCGGCACGCAGACCGCGTTCGTGTTGGACTCCAAGGTGGTCAGCGCCCCGGAGATCCAGGAAGCCATCCCCGGCGGGCGTACGCAGATCACCGGCCACTTCACCGCCGACTCGGCGCGCGAGCTGGCCAACGTGCTGAAGTACGGTTCGCTGCCGCTGTCGTTCGAATCCTCGGAGGCCGAAACCGTCTCCGCCACATTGGGTTTGTCGTCGCTGCGGGCCGGCCTCATTGCAGGCGCCATCGGGCTTGCGGCGGTGCTGTTGTACTCACTGCTCTATTACCGGGTGCTCGGGTTGCTTACCGCACTGTCGCTAGTTGCTTCTGGGGCAATGGTTTTCGCGATTCTGGTGTTGCTGGGTAGATACATCAACTACACGCTGGACCTCGCCGGTATCGCTGGTCTGATCATCGGTATCGGCACCACGGCGGACTCCTTCGTGGTGTTCTTCGAACGCATCAAAGACGAGATACGCGAAGGGCGTTCGTTCCGCTCGGCCGTCCCGCGCGGTTGGGCAAGGGCGCGCAAGACGATCCTGTCCGGCAACGCGGTGACCTTCCTCGCGGCCGCG from Mycobacterium sp. JS623 encodes:
- the secD gene encoding protein translocase subunit SecD, which codes for MASSPTPVHPARYLTLFLVLLIGVYLLVFLTGDKQAKPKLGIDLQGGTRVTLTARTPDGSAPTRDALNQAQQIISARVNGLGVSGSEVIIDGSNLVITVPGNDSSEARNLGQTARLYIRPVIHVISAQGQGQQPPGAAPPGAPPGTPPGAPPGAPGMPPGAPVSPIAPAEPGAPVSPPSPAEQVPPAAPPAQTPAPQPRPYPQEPPPTPAPPPPPGPGAPPAPGAPPPRDKQTLAQRIADEKQLRQSSDQQIQILALQFQATRCGDEDVLAGNDDPNLPLVTCSQDGKQVYLLDKAIIKGEQIKNADSGLDQQRGEYVVTVEFNDEASRIWADFTAANIGTQTAFVLDSKVVSAPEIQEAIPGGRTQITGHFTADSARELANVLKYGSLPLSFESSEAETVSATLGLSSLRAGLIAGAIGLAAVLLYSLLYYRVLGLLTALSLVASGAMVFAILVLLGRYINYTLDLAGIAGLIIGIGTTADSFVVFFERIKDEIREGRSFRSAVPRGWARARKTILSGNAVTFLAAAVLYVLAVGQVKGFAFTLGLTTILDVVVVFLVTWPLVYLASKSPTLAKPAFNGLGAVQQIARERRAAAHATERG